A window of the Lactuca sativa cultivar Salinas chromosome 5, Lsat_Salinas_v11, whole genome shotgun sequence genome harbors these coding sequences:
- the LOC111913084 gene encoding uncharacterized protein LOC111913084: protein MEEEKPGSKRAKSESHSNGSPCRGDMTTSWSQEEKTFYLLNPYQSPFPFPSRALKKSLEPEQKKFMEKVLSLLINASFLKSMAKLPKFAKDVMKNRKDLEKALTIVLNELCSTTIINGLPIKMGYLGQLTLPCEFGNSTSINALADSRVSINLMPYFFYQNLSLPKLQDTRMRIRMVVHSTTYPQGVFEDLFVRVGKFVFPVDFVVLDMKEDEELPKILGRRFLNTARA, encoded by the coding sequence ATGGAAGAAGAGAAGCCTGGATCCAAAAGAGCAAAAAGTGAATCGCACTCTAATGGTTCACCATGTCGTGGTGACATGACCACGTCGTGGTCTCAAGAGGAAAAAACATTTTATCTCCTAAATCCGTATCAGTCTCCTTTTCCATTCCCATCTCGAGCACTTAAGAAATCTCTGGAGCCCGAGCAAAAGAAATTCATGGAAAAAGTGCTCTCGCTCTTGATTAACGCCTCATTCCTTAAGTCCATGGCTAAACTTCCAAAGTTTGCAAAAGATGTTATGAAAAATAGGAAGGATTTGGAAAAGGCATTAACCATAGTGCTTAATGAGTTGTGTTCAACCACGATCATCAATGGATTGCCAATTAAGATGGGATATCTAGGCCAACTCACTTTACCTTGTGAATTTGGCAACTCCACTTCTAtaaatgctttagccgattcacGGGTAAGCATCAACCTTATGCCTTATTTTTTCTACCAAAATCTCAGTTTACCAAAGCTCCAAGACACAAGGATGAGAATTCGAATGGTGGTTCACTCGACCACATACCCACAAGGAGTCTTTGAGGACTTGTTTGTAAGGGTTGGAAAGTTTGTTTTCCCGGTAGACTTTGTGGTGCTCGACATGAAGGAAGATGAAGAACTTCCAAAAATTTTGGGAAGACGATTTTTAAATACCGCAAGAGCTTAA